A window of Ruania suaedae contains these coding sequences:
- a CDS encoding ABC transporter ATP-binding protein encodes MTSTPAIDVHDLNVRYGDFHAVKNLTFQVERGELYALLGTNGAGKTSTLEVMEGHRTASSGTITVLGENPGDRHALRPRTGIMLQESGFAPDLTVTETVALLGRLSGREDRVERVLEVVDLRHKASTRVSQLSGGEKRRLDFATALYGSPELIFLDEPTTGLDIASRDALWSVVDDLRRTGSTVILTTHYLEEAQQRADRIGLMHQGTFRHEGTVAELTRSLPAVIAFSLPTEAPSPPAQAARIGEASFQIESHELQRDLTALMDWARTHDVALEGLSAAPTRLDDVFRAIEPTA; translated from the coding sequence ATGACTTCGACACCAGCGATCGACGTGCACGATCTCAACGTCCGGTACGGCGATTTCCACGCCGTGAAGAACCTGACCTTCCAGGTGGAGCGGGGCGAACTCTATGCCCTGCTCGGCACCAACGGCGCCGGCAAGACCTCCACGCTGGAGGTGATGGAGGGCCATCGCACCGCCTCCTCGGGCACCATCACGGTGCTCGGCGAGAACCCCGGGGACCGCCATGCCCTGCGCCCGCGCACCGGCATCATGCTGCAGGAGAGCGGCTTCGCCCCGGACCTGACGGTGACCGAGACGGTGGCCCTGCTCGGCCGGCTCTCCGGGCGCGAGGACCGGGTCGAGCGGGTGCTCGAGGTGGTCGATCTGCGCCATAAGGCGAGCACCCGGGTCTCCCAGCTCTCCGGCGGGGAGAAGCGTCGTCTGGACTTCGCCACCGCGCTCTACGGCTCGCCGGAACTGATCTTCCTCGACGAGCCCACCACCGGGCTCGACATCGCCTCGCGTGACGCGTTGTGGTCGGTGGTCGACGATCTGCGCCGGACCGGTTCCACCGTCATCCTGACCACGCACTACCTCGAGGAGGCGCAGCAGCGCGCCGACCGGATCGGCCTGATGCACCAGGGCACGTTCCGGCACGAGGGGACCGTCGCCGAGCTGACCCGCTCGCTGCCGGCGGTGATCGCGTTCTCGCTGCCCACCGAGGCCCCCTCCCCACCCGCGCAGGCCGCCCGCATCGGTGAGGCCAGCTTCCAGATCGAGTCCCACGAGCTGCAGCGCGACCTCACCGCCCTCATGGACTGGGCACGCACTCACGACGTGGCCCTCGAGGGCCTGTCCGCCGCCCCGACCCGCCTCGACGACGTGTTCCGCGCCATCGAGCCCACCGCGTGA
- a CDS encoding ABC transporter permease, giving the protein MLLSIARSELTQILRNRAVLITSLIMPVAASIFFVRFSDQFAAIGSFGYVAAIIMFTIAAFSLYSTAVTTLAARRQTLFLKRLRSTSAGDAAILIGLMLPVTVIAVIQVVAILTIFAVVGQTPGQAPLVVVAVAGAFLMMLALALATAGLTNSPEHAQVTALPLSLVVVAVASWVGITGTESLGLLKRLLPGGAATELAVTAWNGTATFPETLPLLGPMIGWTVLSVMLARRLFAWEPRR; this is encoded by the coding sequence ATGTTGCTGTCCATCGCCCGTAGTGAACTCACCCAGATCCTGCGCAACCGCGCCGTGCTCATCACCAGCCTGATCATGCCCGTGGCCGCCAGCATCTTCTTCGTCAGGTTCAGCGATCAGTTCGCCGCCATCGGAAGCTTCGGCTACGTCGCCGCGATCATCATGTTCACCATCGCGGCGTTCAGCCTGTACTCCACCGCGGTGACCACCCTGGCCGCGCGGCGCCAGACCCTCTTCCTCAAGCGGCTGCGCTCGACCTCCGCCGGCGATGCCGCGATCCTCATCGGCCTGATGTTGCCGGTCACGGTCATCGCCGTGATCCAGGTGGTGGCCATCCTGACGATCTTCGCCGTGGTCGGTCAGACCCCCGGGCAGGCCCCGCTCGTGGTGGTGGCCGTCGCCGGGGCCTTCCTGATGATGCTCGCCCTCGCCCTGGCCACGGCGGGCCTGACCAACTCACCCGAGCACGCCCAGGTCACCGCACTGCCACTGAGCCTTGTGGTGGTCGCCGTCGCCAGCTGGGTCGGGATCACCGGCACCGAGAGCCTGGGCCTGCTCAAGCGCCTGCTCCCCGGTGGTGCCGCCACCGAACTGGCGGTCACGGCCTGGAACGGCACCGCGACCTTCCCCGAGACGCTTCCGCTCCTCGGCCCGATGATCGGGTGGACGGTCCTGTCCGTGATGCTGGCCCGCCGGCTGTTCGCCTGGGAGCCGCGGCGCTGA
- a CDS encoding sensor histidine kinase, translating to MSPPALPAPADAVTDPARPSPETARRSRRRFRALNLATTAPMLVAVGSLLAVREAQTWIDGVVLGLGVLAVLVVFERWTAGEVGRLAVLCLTITAAVWAYGALLIGADVVGSFYPVVVTGPLVISRLRARRLLAGAILTGYVAVVGVLGLLLSGGTSPGAVIGYVILPVGLAAILIGLMVPNQGFYDVVADLEEAREREAELAVVRERVRFASELHDIQGHTLHVVKLKIALAERLLATDDGRDAALAELAEVRALVATTIEDTRDLAYGRRRLNLVAELENARHLFEATGIAVRVERRGEVDTSSTELLAQVLREATTNILRHSRARSVRIDLSARAISIVNDGAVVADEGSPSGDGELELRGLATLAGRVAEQGGRLEVDRSGDHFRVVASFAGVARGGSA from the coding sequence ATGAGTCCACCGGCCCTGCCGGCGCCCGCGGACGCCGTCACCGACCCGGCCAGGCCGAGCCCGGAGACCGCGCGACGGTCCCGGCGCCGGTTCCGGGCCCTGAACCTCGCGACCACGGCCCCGATGCTCGTGGCGGTGGGGTCCCTGCTCGCCGTGCGGGAGGCGCAGACCTGGATCGACGGCGTGGTGCTCGGCCTGGGGGTCCTGGCGGTCCTGGTGGTGTTCGAGCGCTGGACCGCGGGCGAGGTGGGCCGGCTGGCCGTCCTGTGCCTGACGATCACGGCGGCGGTGTGGGCCTACGGCGCCCTGCTCATCGGTGCGGACGTGGTGGGCTCCTTCTACCCGGTGGTCGTGACCGGTCCGCTGGTGATCTCCCGGCTACGAGCACGTCGTCTCCTCGCGGGGGCGATCCTGACCGGCTACGTCGCGGTGGTGGGGGTGCTCGGCCTGCTTCTCTCCGGCGGGACCAGCCCCGGCGCCGTCATCGGCTACGTCATCCTGCCGGTCGGGCTCGCCGCCATCCTGATCGGGCTGATGGTGCCCAACCAGGGCTTCTACGACGTGGTCGCCGATCTGGAGGAGGCCCGCGAGCGGGAGGCCGAGCTCGCCGTGGTGCGCGAGCGTGTGCGGTTCGCCAGCGAGCTGCACGACATCCAGGGTCATACCCTGCACGTGGTGAAGCTGAAGATTGCCCTGGCCGAGCGGCTGCTGGCCACCGACGACGGTCGCGATGCCGCCCTGGCCGAGCTCGCGGAGGTACGGGCGCTGGTCGCCACGACGATCGAGGACACCCGCGATCTGGCCTACGGCCGGCGCCGGCTCAACCTCGTCGCCGAGCTGGAGAACGCCCGGCATCTCTTCGAGGCGACGGGGATCGCCGTCCGCGTCGAGCGCCGCGGCGAGGTCGACACCTCCTCGACCGAGCTGCTCGCGCAGGTGCTGCGCGAAGCCACGACGAACATCCTGCGCCACAGCCGGGCCCGCTCGGTGCGCATCGACCTCTCGGCGCGGGCGATCAGCATCGTCAACGACGGCGCGGTGGTCGCGGATGAAGGATCCCCATCCGGCGACGGCGAGCTCGAGCTGCGCGGCCTGGCCACCTTGGCCGGCCGGGTCGCCGAGCAGGGCGGCCGGCTCGAGGTCGACCGCAGCGGTGACCACTTCCGCGTCGTGGCATCCTTCGCCGGGGTCGCCAGGGGTGGGTCCGCGTGA